The following coding sequences lie in one Rutidosis leptorrhynchoides isolate AG116_Rl617_1_P2 chromosome 4, CSIRO_AGI_Rlap_v1, whole genome shotgun sequence genomic window:
- the LOC139841115 gene encoding uncharacterized protein translates to MAPSGKYDKIYTVTSVLHLILIKLHQFIEGSSSSDPPDEETSKADAVVLGWIFLTISETLLERLLNSQPKTAFAAWEFLKKIFQDNKRSKIVELTVELRSLNIGDLTAEQYFRKVESLDVLLTNLGSKIDEDELVTYAINGLNKRFPHSHHIILHSNPFPSFNTVRSMITLEEMQVSRKSRNNVDALGTPYAHTVLVA, encoded by the coding sequence atggcTCCTTCCGGCAAATATGATAAAATCTACACAGTCACATCGGTTCTTCATCTAATACTGATCAAACTCCACCAATTTATTGAAGGTTCATCCTCATCCGATCCACCTGATGAAGAAACAAGCAAGGCCGACGCTGTCGTGTTGGGGTGGATTTTCTTGACTATTTCAGAAACCCTTCTAGAACGACTGTTAAATTCGCAGCCTAAAACTGCCTTCGCTGCTTGGGAATTTCTAAAGAAAATATTTCAAGACAACAAGCGCTCAAAGATTGTTGAACTTACAGTAGAATTACGGTCCCTCAACATCGGCGATCTAACCGCAGAACAATATTTTCGAAAGGTAGAATCCTTAGATGTGTTGCTAACTAACCTCGGTTCCAAAATTGATGAAGACGAGTTAGTCACATATGCGATCAACGGGCTAAACAAGCGGTTTCCACACTCCCATCACATCATCCTACATAGCAATCCATTTCCAAGTTTCAATACAGTTCGGTCTATGATCACCCTTGAGGAGATGCAAGTCTCACGCAAAAGCAGAAACAATGTCGATGCCTTGGGCACCCCATATGCTCATACTGTTCTTGTTGCATAA